The sequence below is a genomic window from Bradyrhizobium septentrionale.
CTACGGCAAACCGGTCGAGTTCAAGATGCTGGTCTCGGCGACGCCGCGCGGCCGCACGGGCGGTCAGGTCCTGCAGCAATTCTGGAAGCGCGTAGGCGCCAACATGGAGATCGAGCAGGTCGATCAGGCGACCATTCCGCCGCGCGCCTTCATGCGCCAGTTCCAGCTCACGCCGTGGCGCATCGTCGATCTCGCCGATCCCGATCCGCAGATGTACGCCAATTTTCACACCGGCAGCCCAGTGGCGCTGGCGAACTACTCCAATCCGGAACTCGATCGGCTGCTGGAGCATGCGCGAACCACGGCCGACGTCGCCCAGCGTACCGAGGACTATTGCGCGATCAGCCGCCTGATCAACAAGGAGGCGATCTGGTTCTGGACCTTCCAGAACACCTATTTATGCGATATCGAGCGCGAAGGTGAAGGGCGTGCCGAAAATGTTCAACGGGGTGCTCGACGTCTCCTACGCCTGGAAGGAATAGCGCTGCATGCTGTTCTTCGTCGCGCGTCGGCTCCTGTACCTGGTGCCGGTGCTGATCGCGGTCTCGGCGCTGACCTTCGTGATTGCGTCGCTGTTGCCGGGCGATCTCGCTTACGTGATCCTCGGCGACCAGGCGACGCCTGAGAACGTCGCGGCGCTGCGCCATGATATGGGGCTCGATCAGCCGATCTGGCTGCGCTATCTCGGCTGGCTCTGGCACATCCTGCAAGGTGATTTCGGGCGCTCGTTCCGCACCGGGCAGACCGTGCTGCAGGCGGTCAGCGAGCGTCTGCCGGTCTCGTTCGAACTGATGATCCTGGCCGAACTGATCGGGCTTGCGATCGGCGTGCCGCTCGCGATCGCCTGCGCGGCCAAGGCCGGCAGCGCGTTCGACCGCCTGATGACCGGCTCGGCCTTCGGCATGCTGTCGGTGCCGACCTTCCTGTCCGCGATCCTCTTGATCTATTTGTTCGCGGTCGAGCTGCGCTGGCTGCCGGCGACCGGCTACGTGCCGTTCGCCGAGGATCCGCTCGCCAATCTGCGCTTCATGGTGCTGCCGGCGCTGACGCTCGCGCTTGCGGAGTGGCCGGGCATCATGCGCGTGCTGCGCTCCGACATGATCGCGGCGCTGCAGGAGGATTATATCGCGCTCGCGAAGGCGAAAGGCCTGAAGCCGTCGCGCATCCTGTTCGTGCATGCGCTGAAGCCGTCGTCGCTGACGCTCGTCACCATCACCGGCATCAA
It includes:
- a CDS encoding ABC transporter permease, with protein sequence MLIAVSALTFVIASLLPGDLAYVILGDQATPENVAALRHDMGLDQPIWLRYLGWLWHILQGDFGRSFRTGQTVLQAVSERLPVSFELMILAELIGLAIGVPLAIACAAKAGSAFDRLMTGSAFGMLSVPTFLSAILLIYLFAVELRWLPATGYVPFAEDPLANLRFMVLPALTLALAEWPGIMRVLRSDMIAALQEDYIALAKAKGLKPSRILFVHALKPSSLTLVTITGINIGRLIGGAVIVETIFALPGIGRLLVGAIYTRDLIILQGVVLLVAAGFVIMNFIVDLLYAVLDPRIRHGHA